From Leopardus geoffroyi isolate Oge1 chromosome B4, O.geoffroyi_Oge1_pat1.0, whole genome shotgun sequence, a single genomic window includes:
- the PRPF40B gene encoding pre-mRNA-processing factor 40 homolog B isoform X5, translated as MSVPDSGPRPPAAPAPFPPGPPMMPPPFMPPPGIPPPFPPMGLPPMSQRPPAIPPMPPGIMPPMLPPMGAPPPLTQIPGMVPPMMPGMLMPAVPVTAATAPGADTASSAVAGTGPPLLLSQCPWKEYKSDTGKPYYYNNQSKESRWTRPKDLDDLEALVKQEAAGKQQPQPPQPQPEPPPVPPGPTPMPLGLLEPEPGGSEDCDMSEAAQPVEQGFLQQPEEGPSSAAGQHQPPQQEEEESKPEPERSGLSWSNREKAKQAFKELLRDKAVPSNASWEQAMKMVVTDPRYSALPKLSEKKQAFNAYKAQREKEEKEEARLRAKEAKQTLQHFLEQHERMTSTTRYRRAEQTFGELEVWAVVPERDRKEVYDDVLFFLAKKEKEQAKQLRRRNIQALKSILDGMSSVNFQTTWSQAQQYLMDNPSFAQDHQLQNMDKEDALICFEEHIRALEREEEEERERARLRERRQQRKNREAFQTFLDELHETGQLHSMSTWMELYPAVSTDVRFANMLGQPGSTPLDLFKFYVEELKARFHDEKKIIKDILKDRGFCVEVNTAFEDFAHVISFDKRAAALDAGNIKLTFNSLLEKAEAREREREKEEARRMRRREAAFRSMLRQAVPALELGTAWEEVRERFVCDSAFEQITLESERIRLFREFLQVLETECQHLHTKGRKHGRKGKKHHRKRSHSPSGSESEEEELPPPSLRPPKRRRRNPSESGSEPSSSLDSVESGGAALGGRGSPSSRLLLGSDHGLRKAKKPKKKTKKRRHKSNSPESETDPEEKAGKESDEKEPEQDKDRELRRAELPNRSPGFGIKKEKTGWDTSESELSEGELERRRRTLLQQLDDHQ; from the exons ATG TCGGTTCCCGATTCTGGTCCCCGGCCCCCAGCAGcgcctgcccccttcccaccgGGGCCCCCCATGATGCCACCACCCTTC ATGCCCCCTCCAGGAAtccccccaccctttcctccgATGGGACTACCTCCCATGAGTCAGAGACCGCCAGCCATCCCCCCAATGCCACCTGGCATCATGCCCCCAATGCTTCCACCAATGGGGGCGCCACCACCACTCACACAG ATACCAGGAATGGTACCTCCCATGATGCCAGGAATGCTGATGCCAGCGGTGCCTGTCACCGCAGCG ACGGCTCCGGGTGCGGACACAGCCAGCT CTGCTGTGGCTGGGACAGGCCCTCCG TTGCTGCTGTCTCAGTGTCCCTGGAAAGAGTACAAGTCAGACACGGGCAAACCTTACTACTATAACAACCAGAGTAAGGAGTCTCGCTGGACCCGGCCCAAGGACCTGGATGAcctggagg CTCTAGTCAAACAAGAGGCTGCAGG GAAGCAGCAGCCGCAGCCACCTCAGCCCCAGCCTGAGCCCCCACCAGTGCCGCCCGGCCCCACCCCTATGCCTCTGGGCCTTCTAGAGCCTGAGCCAGGTGGCAGTGAAGATTGTGATATGTCAGAGGCTGCCCAGCCTGTGGAGCAAGGGTTTCTGCAGCAGCCGGAGGAGGGCCCCAGCAG TGCTGCTGGACAGCATCAGCCACcgcagcaggaggaagaggaatcaAAGCCAGAACCAGAGAGGTCTGGCCTCAGTTGGAGCAACCGGGAGAAAGCAAAGCAGGCCTTCAAGGAGCTGCTGAGGGACAAG GCTGTCCCCTCCAACGCCTCGTGGGAACAGGCCATGAAGATGGTGGTCACCGACCCCCGTTACAG TGCCTTGCCCAAACTGAGTGAGAAAAAGCAGGCATTCAATGCCTACAAGGCGCAgcgggagaaggaggagaaggaagaggcccGGCTAAGGGCCAAGGAGGCCAAGCAGACCTTGCAGCATTTCCTGGAGCAGCACGAACGCATGACCTCTACCACCCGCTACCG GCGGGCAGAACAGACCTTTGGGGAGCTGGAGGTATGGGCTGTGGTCCCTGAGAGGGATCGAAAAGAGGTTTATGATGATGTCCTCTTCTTCCTGGCCAAGAAGGAGAAG GAACAGGCCAAGCAGCTCCGGCGCCGCAACATCCAGGCCCTGAAGAGCATCCTGGATGGGATGAGTAGTGTCAACTTCCAAACCACATGGTCCCAGGCCCAGCAGTACCTCATGGATAACCCCAGCTTTGCTCAGGACCACCAGCTGCAGA ACATGGACAAGGAAGATGCACTGATCTGCTTTGAGGAGCACATCCGAGctttggagagggaggaggaggaggagcgggagcGGGCCCGCCTTCGGGAGCGGCGTCAGCAACGCAAGAACCGGGAGGCCTTCCAG ACCTTCCTGGATGAGCTGCATGAGACAGGGCAGCTGCACTCCATGTCCACCTGGATGGAGCTGTACCCAGCGGTCAGCACTGATGTCCGCTTTGCCAACATGCTGGGCCAGCCGG GCTCCACCCCTCTGGACTTGTTCAAGTTCTATGTGGAGGAGTTGAAGGCACGATTCCATGATGAGAAGAAGATCATTAAGGACATTCTTAAG GACCGGGGCTTCTGCGTGGAGGTGAACACAGCCTTTGAGGACTTCGCCCACGTCATAAGCTTTGACAAGAGGGCTGCTGCGCTGGACGCAGGCAACATCAAGCTGACCTTCAATAGT CTGCTGGAGAAAGCAGAGGCAcgggagagagagcgggagaagGAGGAGGCGCGAAGGATGCGGCGCAGGGAAGCTGCCTTCCGAAGCATGCTGAGGCAGGCCGTGCCTGCTCTGGAGCTGGGCACTGCCTGGGAAGAG GTCCGTGAGCGCTTTGTGTGCGACTCAGCCTTTGAGCAGATCACCCTGGAGTCGGAGCGGATCCGGCTCTTCCGGGAGTTCCTGCAGGTACTGGAG ACTGAATGCCAGCACCTCCACACCAAAGGCCGAAAACATGGCAGAAAGGGCAAGAAGCACCATCGAAAGCGTTCCCATTCGCCATCA GGTTCTGAGTCGGAAGAGGAGGAGTTGCCCCCGCCGTCTCTCCGACCCCCCAAACGGAGAAGGCGGAACCCCtcggagtcaggctctgagccctctTCCTCACTTGACTCGGTTGAAAGTGGGGGTGCTGCCCTTGGAGGACGGGGTTCCCCATCTTCTCGCCTTCTCCTTGGATCAG ATCATGGCCTTCGGAAAGccaagaaaccaaaaaagaaaactaagaagagAAGACACAAGTCG AACAGTCCTGAGAGCGAGACAGACCCTGAGGAGAAAGCTGGCAAGGAGAGTGATGAGAAAGAACCAGAACAGGACAAGGACAGGGAGCTCCGGCGGGCAGAACTCCCCAACCGCTCCccaggttttggaatcaagaagGAGAAG ACGGGCTGGGACACGTCGGAAAGTGAGCTGAGCGAGGGTGAGCTGGAAAGACGGCGGCGGACACTCCTGCAGCAGCTGGATGACCACCAGTGA
- the PRPF40B gene encoding pre-mRNA-processing factor 40 homolog B isoform X4 produces the protein MMPPPGIPPPFPPMGLPPMSQRPPAIPPMPPGIMPPMLPPMGAPPPLTQIPGMVPPMMPGMLMPAVPVTAATAPGADTASSAVAGTGPPRALWSEHVAPDGRIYYYNADDKQSVWEKPSVLKSKAELLLSQCPWKEYKSDTGKPYYYNNQSKESRWTRPKDLDDLEALVKQEAAGKQQPQPPQPQPEPPPVPPGPTPMPLGLLEPEPGGSEDCDMSEAAQPVEQGFLQQPEEGPSSAAGQHQPPQQEEEESKPEPERSGLSWSNREKAKQAFKELLRDKAVPSNASWEQAMKMVVTDPRYSALPKLSEKKQAFNAYKAQREKEEKEEARLRAKEAKQTLQHFLEQHERMTSTTRYRRAEQTFGELEVWAVVPERDRKEVYDDVLFFLAKKEKEQAKQLRRRNIQALKSILDGMSSVNFQTTWSQAQQYLMDNPSFAQDHQLQNMDKEDALICFEEHIRALEREEEEERERARLRERRQQRKNREAFQTFLDELHETGQLHSMSTWMELYPAVSTDVRFANMLGQPGSTPLDLFKFYVEELKARFHDEKKIIKDILKDRGFCVEVNTAFEDFAHVISFDKRAAALDAGNIKLTFNSLLEKAEAREREREKEEARRMRRREAAFRSMLRQAVPALELGTAWEEVRERFVCDSAFEQITLESERIRLFREFLQVLETECQHLHTKGRKHGRKGKKHHRKRSHSPSGSESEEEELPPPSLRPPKRRRRNPSESGSEPSSSLDSVESGGAALGGRGSPSSRLLLGSDHGLRKAKKPKKKTKKRRHKSNSPESETDPEEKAGKESDEKEPEQDKDRELRRAELPNRSPGFGIKKEKTGWDTSESELSEGELERRRRTLLQQLDDHQ, from the exons ATG ATGCCCCCTCCAGGAAtccccccaccctttcctccgATGGGACTACCTCCCATGAGTCAGAGACCGCCAGCCATCCCCCCAATGCCACCTGGCATCATGCCCCCAATGCTTCCACCAATGGGGGCGCCACCACCACTCACACAG ATACCAGGAATGGTACCTCCCATGATGCCAGGAATGCTGATGCCAGCGGTGCCTGTCACCGCAGCG ACGGCTCCGGGTGCGGACACAGCCAGCT CTGCTGTGGCTGGGACAGGCCCTCCG aGGGCCCTGTGGAGTGAGCATGTGGCCCCTGATGGGCGCATCTACTACTACAATGCTGACGACAAGCAGTCCGTGTGGGAGAAGCCCAGCGTGCTCAAGTCCAAGGCAGAG TTGCTGCTGTCTCAGTGTCCCTGGAAAGAGTACAAGTCAGACACGGGCAAACCTTACTACTATAACAACCAGAGTAAGGAGTCTCGCTGGACCCGGCCCAAGGACCTGGATGAcctggagg CTCTAGTCAAACAAGAGGCTGCAGG GAAGCAGCAGCCGCAGCCACCTCAGCCCCAGCCTGAGCCCCCACCAGTGCCGCCCGGCCCCACCCCTATGCCTCTGGGCCTTCTAGAGCCTGAGCCAGGTGGCAGTGAAGATTGTGATATGTCAGAGGCTGCCCAGCCTGTGGAGCAAGGGTTTCTGCAGCAGCCGGAGGAGGGCCCCAGCAG TGCTGCTGGACAGCATCAGCCACcgcagcaggaggaagaggaatcaAAGCCAGAACCAGAGAGGTCTGGCCTCAGTTGGAGCAACCGGGAGAAAGCAAAGCAGGCCTTCAAGGAGCTGCTGAGGGACAAG GCTGTCCCCTCCAACGCCTCGTGGGAACAGGCCATGAAGATGGTGGTCACCGACCCCCGTTACAG TGCCTTGCCCAAACTGAGTGAGAAAAAGCAGGCATTCAATGCCTACAAGGCGCAgcgggagaaggaggagaaggaagaggcccGGCTAAGGGCCAAGGAGGCCAAGCAGACCTTGCAGCATTTCCTGGAGCAGCACGAACGCATGACCTCTACCACCCGCTACCG GCGGGCAGAACAGACCTTTGGGGAGCTGGAGGTATGGGCTGTGGTCCCTGAGAGGGATCGAAAAGAGGTTTATGATGATGTCCTCTTCTTCCTGGCCAAGAAGGAGAAG GAACAGGCCAAGCAGCTCCGGCGCCGCAACATCCAGGCCCTGAAGAGCATCCTGGATGGGATGAGTAGTGTCAACTTCCAAACCACATGGTCCCAGGCCCAGCAGTACCTCATGGATAACCCCAGCTTTGCTCAGGACCACCAGCTGCAGA ACATGGACAAGGAAGATGCACTGATCTGCTTTGAGGAGCACATCCGAGctttggagagggaggaggaggaggagcgggagcGGGCCCGCCTTCGGGAGCGGCGTCAGCAACGCAAGAACCGGGAGGCCTTCCAG ACCTTCCTGGATGAGCTGCATGAGACAGGGCAGCTGCACTCCATGTCCACCTGGATGGAGCTGTACCCAGCGGTCAGCACTGATGTCCGCTTTGCCAACATGCTGGGCCAGCCGG GCTCCACCCCTCTGGACTTGTTCAAGTTCTATGTGGAGGAGTTGAAGGCACGATTCCATGATGAGAAGAAGATCATTAAGGACATTCTTAAG GACCGGGGCTTCTGCGTGGAGGTGAACACAGCCTTTGAGGACTTCGCCCACGTCATAAGCTTTGACAAGAGGGCTGCTGCGCTGGACGCAGGCAACATCAAGCTGACCTTCAATAGT CTGCTGGAGAAAGCAGAGGCAcgggagagagagcgggagaagGAGGAGGCGCGAAGGATGCGGCGCAGGGAAGCTGCCTTCCGAAGCATGCTGAGGCAGGCCGTGCCTGCTCTGGAGCTGGGCACTGCCTGGGAAGAG GTCCGTGAGCGCTTTGTGTGCGACTCAGCCTTTGAGCAGATCACCCTGGAGTCGGAGCGGATCCGGCTCTTCCGGGAGTTCCTGCAGGTACTGGAG ACTGAATGCCAGCACCTCCACACCAAAGGCCGAAAACATGGCAGAAAGGGCAAGAAGCACCATCGAAAGCGTTCCCATTCGCCATCA GGTTCTGAGTCGGAAGAGGAGGAGTTGCCCCCGCCGTCTCTCCGACCCCCCAAACGGAGAAGGCGGAACCCCtcggagtcaggctctgagccctctTCCTCACTTGACTCGGTTGAAAGTGGGGGTGCTGCCCTTGGAGGACGGGGTTCCCCATCTTCTCGCCTTCTCCTTGGATCAG ATCATGGCCTTCGGAAAGccaagaaaccaaaaaagaaaactaagaagagAAGACACAAGTCG AACAGTCCTGAGAGCGAGACAGACCCTGAGGAGAAAGCTGGCAAGGAGAGTGATGAGAAAGAACCAGAACAGGACAAGGACAGGGAGCTCCGGCGGGCAGAACTCCCCAACCGCTCCccaggttttggaatcaagaagGAGAAG ACGGGCTGGGACACGTCGGAAAGTGAGCTGAGCGAGGGTGAGCTGGAAAGACGGCGGCGGACACTCCTGCAGCAGCTGGATGACCACCAGTGA
- the PRPF40B gene encoding pre-mRNA-processing factor 40 homolog B isoform X1: MSVPDSGPRPPAAPAPFPPGPPMMPPPFMPPPGIPPPFPPMGLPPMSQRPPAIPPMPPGIMPPMLPPMGAPPPLTQIPGMVPPMMPGMLMPAVPVTAATAPGADTASSAVAGTGPPRALWSEHVAPDGRIYYYNADDKQSVWEKPSVLKSKAELLLSQCPWKEYKSDTGKPYYYNNQSKESRWTRPKDLDDLEALVKQEAAGKQQPQPPQPQPEPPPVPPGPTPMPLGLLEPEPGGSEDCDMSEAAQPVEQGFLQQPEEGPSSAAGQHQPPQQEEEESKPEPERSGLSWSNREKAKQAFKELLRDKAVPSNASWEQAMKMVVTDPRYSALPKLSEKKQAFNAYKAQREKEEKEEARLRAKEAKQTLQHFLEQHERMTSTTRYRRAEQTFGELEVWAVVPERDRKEVYDDVLFFLAKKEKEQAKQLRRRNIQALKSILDGMSSVNFQTTWSQAQQYLMDNPSFAQDHQLQNMDKEDALICFEEHIRALEREEEEERERARLRERRQQRKNREAFQTFLDELHETGQLHSMSTWMELYPAVSTDVRFANMLGQPGSTPLDLFKFYVEELKARFHDEKKIIKDILKDRGFCVEVNTAFEDFAHVISFDKRAAALDAGNIKLTFNSLLEKAEAREREREKEEARRMRRREAAFRSMLRQAVPALELGTAWEEVRERFVCDSAFEQITLESERIRLFREFLQVLETECQHLHTKGRKHGRKGKKHHRKRSHSPSGSESEEEELPPPSLRPPKRRRRNPSESGSEPSSSLDSVESGGAALGGRGSPSSRLLLGSDHGLRKAKKPKKKTKKRRHKSNSPESETDPEEKAGKESDEKEPEQDKDRELRRAELPNRSPGFGIKKEKTGWDTSESELSEGELERRRRTLLQQLDDHQ, encoded by the exons ATG TCGGTTCCCGATTCTGGTCCCCGGCCCCCAGCAGcgcctgcccccttcccaccgGGGCCCCCCATGATGCCACCACCCTTC ATGCCCCCTCCAGGAAtccccccaccctttcctccgATGGGACTACCTCCCATGAGTCAGAGACCGCCAGCCATCCCCCCAATGCCACCTGGCATCATGCCCCCAATGCTTCCACCAATGGGGGCGCCACCACCACTCACACAG ATACCAGGAATGGTACCTCCCATGATGCCAGGAATGCTGATGCCAGCGGTGCCTGTCACCGCAGCG ACGGCTCCGGGTGCGGACACAGCCAGCT CTGCTGTGGCTGGGACAGGCCCTCCG aGGGCCCTGTGGAGTGAGCATGTGGCCCCTGATGGGCGCATCTACTACTACAATGCTGACGACAAGCAGTCCGTGTGGGAGAAGCCCAGCGTGCTCAAGTCCAAGGCAGAG TTGCTGCTGTCTCAGTGTCCCTGGAAAGAGTACAAGTCAGACACGGGCAAACCTTACTACTATAACAACCAGAGTAAGGAGTCTCGCTGGACCCGGCCCAAGGACCTGGATGAcctggagg CTCTAGTCAAACAAGAGGCTGCAGG GAAGCAGCAGCCGCAGCCACCTCAGCCCCAGCCTGAGCCCCCACCAGTGCCGCCCGGCCCCACCCCTATGCCTCTGGGCCTTCTAGAGCCTGAGCCAGGTGGCAGTGAAGATTGTGATATGTCAGAGGCTGCCCAGCCTGTGGAGCAAGGGTTTCTGCAGCAGCCGGAGGAGGGCCCCAGCAG TGCTGCTGGACAGCATCAGCCACcgcagcaggaggaagaggaatcaAAGCCAGAACCAGAGAGGTCTGGCCTCAGTTGGAGCAACCGGGAGAAAGCAAAGCAGGCCTTCAAGGAGCTGCTGAGGGACAAG GCTGTCCCCTCCAACGCCTCGTGGGAACAGGCCATGAAGATGGTGGTCACCGACCCCCGTTACAG TGCCTTGCCCAAACTGAGTGAGAAAAAGCAGGCATTCAATGCCTACAAGGCGCAgcgggagaaggaggagaaggaagaggcccGGCTAAGGGCCAAGGAGGCCAAGCAGACCTTGCAGCATTTCCTGGAGCAGCACGAACGCATGACCTCTACCACCCGCTACCG GCGGGCAGAACAGACCTTTGGGGAGCTGGAGGTATGGGCTGTGGTCCCTGAGAGGGATCGAAAAGAGGTTTATGATGATGTCCTCTTCTTCCTGGCCAAGAAGGAGAAG GAACAGGCCAAGCAGCTCCGGCGCCGCAACATCCAGGCCCTGAAGAGCATCCTGGATGGGATGAGTAGTGTCAACTTCCAAACCACATGGTCCCAGGCCCAGCAGTACCTCATGGATAACCCCAGCTTTGCTCAGGACCACCAGCTGCAGA ACATGGACAAGGAAGATGCACTGATCTGCTTTGAGGAGCACATCCGAGctttggagagggaggaggaggaggagcgggagcGGGCCCGCCTTCGGGAGCGGCGTCAGCAACGCAAGAACCGGGAGGCCTTCCAG ACCTTCCTGGATGAGCTGCATGAGACAGGGCAGCTGCACTCCATGTCCACCTGGATGGAGCTGTACCCAGCGGTCAGCACTGATGTCCGCTTTGCCAACATGCTGGGCCAGCCGG GCTCCACCCCTCTGGACTTGTTCAAGTTCTATGTGGAGGAGTTGAAGGCACGATTCCATGATGAGAAGAAGATCATTAAGGACATTCTTAAG GACCGGGGCTTCTGCGTGGAGGTGAACACAGCCTTTGAGGACTTCGCCCACGTCATAAGCTTTGACAAGAGGGCTGCTGCGCTGGACGCAGGCAACATCAAGCTGACCTTCAATAGT CTGCTGGAGAAAGCAGAGGCAcgggagagagagcgggagaagGAGGAGGCGCGAAGGATGCGGCGCAGGGAAGCTGCCTTCCGAAGCATGCTGAGGCAGGCCGTGCCTGCTCTGGAGCTGGGCACTGCCTGGGAAGAG GTCCGTGAGCGCTTTGTGTGCGACTCAGCCTTTGAGCAGATCACCCTGGAGTCGGAGCGGATCCGGCTCTTCCGGGAGTTCCTGCAGGTACTGGAG ACTGAATGCCAGCACCTCCACACCAAAGGCCGAAAACATGGCAGAAAGGGCAAGAAGCACCATCGAAAGCGTTCCCATTCGCCATCA GGTTCTGAGTCGGAAGAGGAGGAGTTGCCCCCGCCGTCTCTCCGACCCCCCAAACGGAGAAGGCGGAACCCCtcggagtcaggctctgagccctctTCCTCACTTGACTCGGTTGAAAGTGGGGGTGCTGCCCTTGGAGGACGGGGTTCCCCATCTTCTCGCCTTCTCCTTGGATCAG ATCATGGCCTTCGGAAAGccaagaaaccaaaaaagaaaactaagaagagAAGACACAAGTCG AACAGTCCTGAGAGCGAGACAGACCCTGAGGAGAAAGCTGGCAAGGAGAGTGATGAGAAAGAACCAGAACAGGACAAGGACAGGGAGCTCCGGCGGGCAGAACTCCCCAACCGCTCCccaggttttggaatcaagaagGAGAAG ACGGGCTGGGACACGTCGGAAAGTGAGCTGAGCGAGGGTGAGCTGGAAAGACGGCGGCGGACACTCCTGCAGCAGCTGGATGACCACCAGTGA
- the PRPF40B gene encoding pre-mRNA-processing factor 40 homolog B isoform X8, which produces MMPPPGIPPPFPPMGLPPMSQRPPAIPPMPPGIMPPMLPPMGAPPPLTQIPGMVPPMMPGMLMPAVPVTAATAPGADTASSAVAGTGPPLLLSQCPWKEYKSDTGKPYYYNNQSKESRWTRPKDLDDLEALVKQEAAGKQQPQPPQPQPEPPPVPPGPTPMPLGLLEPEPGGSEDCDMSEAAQPVEQGFLQQPEEGPSSAAGQHQPPQQEEEESKPEPERSGLSWSNREKAKQAFKELLRDKAVPSNASWEQAMKMVVTDPRYSALPKLSEKKQAFNAYKAQREKEEKEEARLRAKEAKQTLQHFLEQHERMTSTTRYRRAEQTFGELEVWAVVPERDRKEVYDDVLFFLAKKEKEQAKQLRRRNIQALKSILDGMSSVNFQTTWSQAQQYLMDNPSFAQDHQLQNMDKEDALICFEEHIRALEREEEEERERARLRERRQQRKNREAFQTFLDELHETGQLHSMSTWMELYPAVSTDVRFANMLGQPGSTPLDLFKFYVEELKARFHDEKKIIKDILKDRGFCVEVNTAFEDFAHVISFDKRAAALDAGNIKLTFNSLLEKAEAREREREKEEARRMRRREAAFRSMLRQAVPALELGTAWEEVRERFVCDSAFEQITLESERIRLFREFLQVLETECQHLHTKGRKHGRKGKKHHRKRSHSPSGSESEEEELPPPSLRPPKRRRRNPSESGSEPSSSLDSVESGGAALGGRGSPSSRLLLGSDHGLRKAKKPKKKTKKRRHKSNSPESETDPEEKAGKESDEKEPEQDKDRELRRAELPNRSPGFGIKKEKTGWDTSESELSEGELERRRRTLLQQLDDHQ; this is translated from the exons ATG ATGCCCCCTCCAGGAAtccccccaccctttcctccgATGGGACTACCTCCCATGAGTCAGAGACCGCCAGCCATCCCCCCAATGCCACCTGGCATCATGCCCCCAATGCTTCCACCAATGGGGGCGCCACCACCACTCACACAG ATACCAGGAATGGTACCTCCCATGATGCCAGGAATGCTGATGCCAGCGGTGCCTGTCACCGCAGCG ACGGCTCCGGGTGCGGACACAGCCAGCT CTGCTGTGGCTGGGACAGGCCCTCCG TTGCTGCTGTCTCAGTGTCCCTGGAAAGAGTACAAGTCAGACACGGGCAAACCTTACTACTATAACAACCAGAGTAAGGAGTCTCGCTGGACCCGGCCCAAGGACCTGGATGAcctggagg CTCTAGTCAAACAAGAGGCTGCAGG GAAGCAGCAGCCGCAGCCACCTCAGCCCCAGCCTGAGCCCCCACCAGTGCCGCCCGGCCCCACCCCTATGCCTCTGGGCCTTCTAGAGCCTGAGCCAGGTGGCAGTGAAGATTGTGATATGTCAGAGGCTGCCCAGCCTGTGGAGCAAGGGTTTCTGCAGCAGCCGGAGGAGGGCCCCAGCAG TGCTGCTGGACAGCATCAGCCACcgcagcaggaggaagaggaatcaAAGCCAGAACCAGAGAGGTCTGGCCTCAGTTGGAGCAACCGGGAGAAAGCAAAGCAGGCCTTCAAGGAGCTGCTGAGGGACAAG GCTGTCCCCTCCAACGCCTCGTGGGAACAGGCCATGAAGATGGTGGTCACCGACCCCCGTTACAG TGCCTTGCCCAAACTGAGTGAGAAAAAGCAGGCATTCAATGCCTACAAGGCGCAgcgggagaaggaggagaaggaagaggcccGGCTAAGGGCCAAGGAGGCCAAGCAGACCTTGCAGCATTTCCTGGAGCAGCACGAACGCATGACCTCTACCACCCGCTACCG GCGGGCAGAACAGACCTTTGGGGAGCTGGAGGTATGGGCTGTGGTCCCTGAGAGGGATCGAAAAGAGGTTTATGATGATGTCCTCTTCTTCCTGGCCAAGAAGGAGAAG GAACAGGCCAAGCAGCTCCGGCGCCGCAACATCCAGGCCCTGAAGAGCATCCTGGATGGGATGAGTAGTGTCAACTTCCAAACCACATGGTCCCAGGCCCAGCAGTACCTCATGGATAACCCCAGCTTTGCTCAGGACCACCAGCTGCAGA ACATGGACAAGGAAGATGCACTGATCTGCTTTGAGGAGCACATCCGAGctttggagagggaggaggaggaggagcgggagcGGGCCCGCCTTCGGGAGCGGCGTCAGCAACGCAAGAACCGGGAGGCCTTCCAG ACCTTCCTGGATGAGCTGCATGAGACAGGGCAGCTGCACTCCATGTCCACCTGGATGGAGCTGTACCCAGCGGTCAGCACTGATGTCCGCTTTGCCAACATGCTGGGCCAGCCGG GCTCCACCCCTCTGGACTTGTTCAAGTTCTATGTGGAGGAGTTGAAGGCACGATTCCATGATGAGAAGAAGATCATTAAGGACATTCTTAAG GACCGGGGCTTCTGCGTGGAGGTGAACACAGCCTTTGAGGACTTCGCCCACGTCATAAGCTTTGACAAGAGGGCTGCTGCGCTGGACGCAGGCAACATCAAGCTGACCTTCAATAGT CTGCTGGAGAAAGCAGAGGCAcgggagagagagcgggagaagGAGGAGGCGCGAAGGATGCGGCGCAGGGAAGCTGCCTTCCGAAGCATGCTGAGGCAGGCCGTGCCTGCTCTGGAGCTGGGCACTGCCTGGGAAGAG GTCCGTGAGCGCTTTGTGTGCGACTCAGCCTTTGAGCAGATCACCCTGGAGTCGGAGCGGATCCGGCTCTTCCGGGAGTTCCTGCAGGTACTGGAG ACTGAATGCCAGCACCTCCACACCAAAGGCCGAAAACATGGCAGAAAGGGCAAGAAGCACCATCGAAAGCGTTCCCATTCGCCATCA GGTTCTGAGTCGGAAGAGGAGGAGTTGCCCCCGCCGTCTCTCCGACCCCCCAAACGGAGAAGGCGGAACCCCtcggagtcaggctctgagccctctTCCTCACTTGACTCGGTTGAAAGTGGGGGTGCTGCCCTTGGAGGACGGGGTTCCCCATCTTCTCGCCTTCTCCTTGGATCAG ATCATGGCCTTCGGAAAGccaagaaaccaaaaaagaaaactaagaagagAAGACACAAGTCG AACAGTCCTGAGAGCGAGACAGACCCTGAGGAGAAAGCTGGCAAGGAGAGTGATGAGAAAGAACCAGAACAGGACAAGGACAGGGAGCTCCGGCGGGCAGAACTCCCCAACCGCTCCccaggttttggaatcaagaagGAGAAG ACGGGCTGGGACACGTCGGAAAGTGAGCTGAGCGAGGGTGAGCTGGAAAGACGGCGGCGGACACTCCTGCAGCAGCTGGATGACCACCAGTGA